A single genomic interval of Amblyomma americanum isolate KBUSLIRL-KWMA chromosome 11, ASM5285725v1, whole genome shotgun sequence harbors:
- the LOC144111458 gene encoding isocitrate dehydrogenase [NAD] subunit gamma, mitochondrial-like, translated as MAGCRLLAPPSLCRRLLGLGVSSSRSLDGPLGSLDLSSPPRRGLKSMYGGRYLVTLLPGHGIGPEMMSHVENVFWRAKVPVDFEKVEVDDTPESLDNALLSIRRNGVALKGNVETQNPLNVEPRNLALRNGLQLDVNVVHCRNHPGIRTRHRDIDIVVIRQNTEGEYSRLEHASAPGVVESLKIITREKSTEIARYAFNYARTHKRKKVTVVHKANIMKLSDGLFLQTCLDVAREYSDIAVEDMIIDNCCMQLVRRPSQFDVMLVPNLYGNILVNMACGLVGGPGITSGRNYGRDYAVFETATRNTGSHLVDKNLANPCATLFAAVDMLKHLGLRDHAYLIKDAVEKTLNEDRIHTQDLGGVATTTEVVDNVIREVERHTTVPLDNRPHVSARA; from the exons ATGGCCGGCTGTCGACTGCTCGCGCCGCCTTCTCTGTGCCGTCGTCTGCTAGGCCTAGGCGTCTCCTCGTCCAGGTCGTTGGACGGCCCGCTCGGGTCGTTGGACCTGTCGTCTCCGCCTCGGCGTGGCCTCAAGTCTATGTACGGCGGCCGCTACCTTGTCACGCTGCTGCCCGGCCACGGCATCGGGCCCGAGATGATGTCTCACGTGGAGAACGTCTTCTGGCGCGCCAAGGTTCCGGTCGACTTCGAGAAAGTCGAGGTCGACGACACGCCGGAGTCGCTGGACAACGCGCTGCTCTCCATACGACGCAACGGCGTGGCGCTCAAGGGCAACGTGGAGACGCAGAACCCGCTCAACGTGGAACCGCGCAACCTGGCACTGCGCAACGGACTCCAGTTGGACGTTAATGTGGTCCACTGTCGCAACCACCCGGGCATCCGCACCAGGCACAGGGACATTGACATCGTGGTCATTCGACAGAACACCGAAG GCGAATACAGCCGTCTGGAGCACGCCAGCGCCCCGGGCGTGGTGGAGAGCCTCAAGATCATCACGCGCGAGAAGTCGACCGAGATCGCGCGCTACGCCTTCAACTACGCGCGCACTCACAAGCGCAAGAAGGTCACCGTGGTGCACAAGGCGAACATCATGAAGCTCTCGGACGGCCTGTTCCTGCAGACCTGCCTAGACGTGGCGCGGGAGTACTCGGACATCGCCGTCGAGGACATGATCATCGACAACTGCTGCATGCAACTGGTGCGCAGGCCCTCGCAGTTCGACGTCATGCTCGTGCCGAACCTGTACGGCAACATCCTGGTCAACATGGCCTGCGGACTGGTGGGCGGCCCGGGGATTACCTCCGGCAGGAACTACGGCCGCGACTACGCCGTCTTCGAGACGGCCACCCGGAACACGGGCAGCCATCTTGTGGACAAGAACCTGGCCAACCCGTGCGCGACGCTGTTCGCGGCCGTGGACATGCTGAAGCACTTAGGACTGCGCGACCACGCCTACCTCATCAAGGACGCTGTGGAGAAGACCCTCAACGAGGACCGCATCCACACGCAGGACCTGGGGGGCGTGGCGACCACCACGGAAGTGGTGGACAACGTGATACGCGAGGTGGAGCGACACACCACGGTGCCGCTGGACAACAGGCCGCACGTTAGCGCCCGAGCTTGA